The proteins below are encoded in one region of Prevotella melaninogenica ATCC 25845:
- a CDS encoding LysM peptidoglycan-binding domain-containing protein, with the protein MRNYLKYLMLFLAMTFSYSVLAQSVQWRDQHKVKRKETIFGIAKEYGVTIPQLLDANPAMKQAGYELKKGDLIFVPYSKEGDFLPDGSVKGKTDKKAAAKSTVAQAPVKAVNAIRVGVMLPLHNQDGDGKRMVEYYRGILLALNQLKSEGITTEVHAWNVPKGADIRNTLLEPNASKLDIIFGPLYSEQVKPLADFCRAYDIKLVIPFSISGNDVETNPNIFQVYQTEASLTNKAIASFLERFQKSHHPIFINCKDETSQVGEFTTSLRKQLDLQKIKYNLTSLKSSNADFSKHFDATRPNVVILNSEKSPQLNEVFNKLAQLKKARPGIAISLYGYNQWFVYQDYYLDQYFKYNTYIPSTYYYNKAADKTKELEAKYTEQYGEPMSRQYIPRMAITGYDQAEFFVRGLKANGKNFKGTAAEVKYRPLQTRYDFVRVGQGGYINDNFQLVHFKTDQTMENLVY; encoded by the coding sequence ATGAGAAATTATTTAAAATATCTTATGCTATTTTTGGCTATGACTTTTAGTTATAGCGTGTTGGCTCAAAGTGTTCAATGGCGTGATCAACATAAGGTGAAACGTAAGGAAACTATCTTTGGTATTGCTAAAGAATATGGTGTTACAATTCCCCAACTTCTTGATGCTAACCCTGCAATGAAGCAGGCTGGTTATGAACTGAAGAAAGGTGATTTAATCTTTGTACCATATTCAAAGGAGGGCGATTTCCTTCCAGATGGTTCTGTGAAAGGTAAGACGGATAAGAAAGCTGCTGCAAAGTCTACTGTTGCTCAGGCTCCTGTTAAGGCTGTTAATGCTATCCGAGTTGGTGTTATGCTTCCTTTGCATAATCAAGATGGAGATGGAAAACGTATGGTTGAATACTATCGTGGTATCTTATTGGCTCTTAATCAATTGAAGAGTGAAGGGATTACTACAGAGGTTCACGCTTGGAATGTGCCTAAGGGTGCAGATATCCGCAATACCTTACTTGAGCCAAATGCTTCAAAGTTAGATATTATCTTTGGTCCTCTTTATTCAGAACAGGTAAAACCATTGGCGGACTTCTGTCGTGCGTACGATATTAAACTCGTTATTCCTTTCTCTATATCAGGCAATGATGTAGAAACAAATCCTAATATTTTCCAAGTATATCAGACGGAGGCTTCGTTGACAAACAAGGCGATAGCATCTTTCTTAGAGCGTTTCCAGAAGTCACATCATCCAATCTTTATTAATTGTAAGGATGAGACAAGTCAGGTGGGTGAGTTCACAACAAGCTTGAGAAAGCAGCTCGATTTACAGAAAATCAAGTATAATCTCACAAGTTTAAAGTCATCTAATGCAGACTTTTCTAAGCATTTTGATGCTACTCGTCCTAATGTTGTGATTCTTAATTCAGAGAAAAGTCCACAGTTGAATGAGGTCTTTAACAAACTGGCTCAGCTGAAGAAAGCGCGTCCTGGCATTGCGATTAGCCTTTATGGTTACAACCAGTGGTTTGTTTATCAGGATTATTATCTTGATCAATACTTCAAGTATAACACTTATATTCCATCTACCTATTATTATAATAAGGCAGCGGATAAGACTAAGGAGCTCGAAGCGAAGTATACAGAGCAGTATGGTGAGCCAATGTCAAGACAGTATATTCCACGTATGGCAATCACTGGCTATGATCAAGCAGAGTTCTTTGTACGTGGCTTGAAGGCTAATGGAAAGAACTTTAAGGGTACTGCTGCCGAGGTTAAGTATCGTCCATTGCAGACACGTTATGACTTTGTTCGTGTAGGACAGGGCGGATATATCAATGATAACTTCCAGCTGGTTCACTTCAAGACAGACCAGACAATGGAGAATCTTGTCTATTAA
- a CDS encoding gliding motility-associated C-terminal domain-containing protein, whose product MKQYKFRLLGVMVSMLLSSIAWAQDCQPSGKYTDANGETNTIAAGDTYVGSAPLTIAFSANPPTTRDAATHYEWHFFNQNNPRSAFLIRYDENTEYTFTEAGTTRVVLYEILNNDTTRYNAISFSISESSLQMPNAFSPNGDGINDIYRAKPGYKSIVEFKAIIFNRWGQKIYEWNDPAGGWDGKYKGKDVAQGTYFVNVTAKGADGKEFHIRRDVNLLRGYTQSTR is encoded by the coding sequence ATGAAACAATATAAATTTAGGCTATTGGGGGTAATGGTGTCTATGCTTCTCTCTTCTATAGCATGGGCACAAGATTGCCAACCCTCAGGTAAATATACCGATGCAAATGGTGAAACCAATACAATTGCCGCAGGTGACACTTATGTTGGTTCGGCTCCTTTGACAATTGCGTTCTCAGCCAATCCACCTACAACAAGGGACGCAGCAACCCATTACGAATGGCACTTCTTCAATCAAAATAACCCACGTTCGGCTTTCCTTATCCGTTATGATGAGAATACCGAATACACCTTTACAGAGGCAGGAACAACGAGAGTTGTGCTTTATGAAATCTTGAATAATGACACAACACGCTACAATGCTATTAGTTTCTCCATCAGTGAGAGTAGCCTACAGATGCCCAATGCTTTCTCACCCAATGGAGATGGTATCAATGATATCTATCGTGCAAAGCCTGGATATAAGAGTATTGTAGAGTTTAAAGCTATCATCTTTAACCGTTGGGGACAAAAGATATACGAATGGAACGACCCTGCTGGTGGCTGGGATGGTAAGTATAAAGGCAAAGATGTTGCCCAAGGAACTTACTTCGTCAATGTAACCGCCAAAGGAGCTGACGGCAAAGAGTTCCACATCCGACGAGATGTCAACCTCCTCAGAGGTTACACACAGTCGACGAGATGA
- a CDS encoding AGE family epimerase/isomerase gives MDKKEYLRSWAETYKNDLTNNIMPFWLNHGWDKENGGIYTCLDRDGSLMDTTKSVWFQGRWAFICAFAYNNVEKKQEWLEASKSAIDFIEKHCFDEDGHMYFEVTAEGKPLRKRRYVFSETFAAIAFAEYSLATGDKHYAERALQVFHDAQRFLSTPGFLPAKYEAGVEMQSHSIIMILINVGSRLRTVIDDPTLTQQIDESISLLRRYFMHPEFKALLETVGPKGEFIDTNATRTINPGHCIETAWFIMEEAKLRNWDKDLLDTALTIFDWSWDWGWDKQYGGIINFRDCRNLPPQDYSQDMKFWWPQCETIIASLYAYLGTGDEEYLYRHQRISEWTYAHFPDQDYPEWYGYLHRDGTVAQPAKGNIFKGPFHVPRMMIKGYMLCQEILKTME, from the coding sequence ATGGATAAGAAAGAATACTTACGTTCATGGGCTGAAACCTACAAGAACGACCTAACAAACAACATTATGCCTTTCTGGTTGAACCATGGTTGGGACAAGGAGAATGGCGGTATATACACCTGCTTGGATCGTGATGGATCATTGATGGACACGACCAAGTCGGTGTGGTTTCAAGGACGATGGGCCTTCATCTGCGCTTTTGCATACAATAATGTAGAGAAGAAACAGGAATGGCTTGAGGCATCAAAGTCTGCCATTGACTTCATTGAGAAGCATTGCTTTGACGAGGATGGGCACATGTATTTTGAGGTAACAGCAGAAGGCAAACCACTGCGTAAGCGTCGCTATGTTTTCTCAGAGACTTTCGCCGCAATAGCTTTTGCCGAATACTCTTTGGCAACAGGTGACAAGCATTATGCAGAAAGAGCGTTGCAGGTATTCCACGATGCACAGCGTTTCCTCTCTACTCCGGGCTTCCTTCCAGCTAAATATGAGGCAGGTGTAGAGATGCAGAGCCACTCTATTATCATGATTCTTATCAACGTTGGTTCACGTCTGCGTACAGTGATTGACGACCCAACACTAACCCAGCAGATTGACGAGTCTATCTCGTTGCTCCGTCGCTACTTCATGCACCCAGAGTTTAAGGCATTACTTGAAACAGTCGGCCCTAAGGGAGAGTTCATTGATACCAATGCAACACGTACTATCAACCCTGGTCATTGTATTGAGACCGCATGGTTTATCATGGAGGAAGCTAAGTTGCGCAACTGGGATAAAGACTTACTCGACACCGCCCTCACCATCTTCGATTGGTCATGGGACTGGGGATGGGACAAGCAATATGGTGGTATCATCAACTTCAGAGACTGTCGTAACCTCCCACCACAGGACTACTCGCAGGATATGAAGTTCTGGTGGCCACAGTGCGAGACTATCATTGCCTCCCTCTATGCTTACCTTGGAACTGGCGACGAGGAATATCTCTATCGTCATCAGCGTATTAGCGAGTGGACATACGCTCACTTCCCTGACCAAGACTACCCAGAATGGTATGGTTATCTCCATCGTGACGGAACCGTTGCACAGCCTGCAAAGGGTAATATCTTCAAGGGTCCGTTCCACGTTCCACGTATGATGATTAAGGGCTACATGCTCTGTCAGGAGATATTGAAGACTATGGAATAG
- a CDS encoding low molecular weight protein-tyrosine-phosphatase, with product MDTTTNEKVSILFICLGNICRSPAAHAVMQHLVEERGCADRYMIDSAGIGNWHVGQLPDKRMREHGRQRGYSVDHRARQFDARRDFELFDKIVVMDEDNYRNITSQAPNEAAREKVVRMADFFTQHPSTTCVPDPYYGDADDFNLALDLIEDGCEGILNTI from the coding sequence ATGGATACGACAACAAATGAAAAAGTGAGTATTTTGTTTATTTGCTTAGGTAATATTTGTCGCTCTCCGGCTGCACATGCTGTGATGCAACATCTTGTTGAGGAACGAGGCTGTGCAGACCGATATATGATTGACTCGGCGGGAATTGGTAATTGGCACGTTGGACAATTACCTGATAAGCGCATGCGTGAACATGGTAGACAGCGTGGATATAGCGTTGATCATCGTGCTCGTCAATTTGATGCGCGTAGAGATTTTGAGTTATTCGATAAGATTGTCGTAATGGACGAGGATAATTATCGTAACATTACGTCTCAAGCACCTAATGAAGCGGCACGAGAAAAGGTCGTACGAATGGCAGATTTCTTTACTCAACATCCTTCTACTACTTGTGTTCCTGACCCATATTATGGTGATGCTGATGATTTTAACTTAGCTCTTGATTTAATTGAAGATGGTTGTGAGGGTATTCTTAATACTATCTAA
- the uvrA gene encoding excinuclease ABC subunit UvrA, translating to MNEKIEVFGARVHNLKNVDITIPRNSLTVFTGLSGSGKSSLAFDTIFAEGQRRYIETFSAYARNFLGNMERPDVDKITGLSPVISIEQKTTNKNPRSTVGTTTEIYDYLRLLFARAGEAYSYMSGEKMVKYTEEKVVDMIMSDYQDRKIYILSPLVRNRKGHYRELFEQMRRKGYLYIRVDGEVQELTRGMKVDRYKNHNIEVVIDKMKLGGTENNTLRERLAKTVSTAMKQGEGLIMILDNERDEAKYFSKRLMDPVTGIAYKDPAPNIFSFNSPEGACPQCKGLGVIDEIDLKKVIPDNKQDIYSGAIVPLGKYKNQMIFWQIDALLKKHNCYLKTPVKDIPKEAMDEVLYGSLEKLKIAKELVHTTSDYFVSFDGIIKYLRTVMENDDSSAGKKWADQFIAEAQCPECHGHRLNREALSYKIWDKNIADLAEMDINELKDWVDHVEEHMSEKQRTIAVEIIKEIRKRINFLLDVGLDYLALNRQSATLSGGESQRIRLATQIGSQLVNVLYILDEPSIGLHQRDNERLINSLKELRDMGNTVIVVEHDEDMMRAADWIVDIGPKAGRKGGEVVFQGKPADMLKTHTLTAQYLNGERAIELPKERREGNGKTIQLTGCKGNNLKDVNVTFPLGELIVVTGVSGSGKSTLINETLQPILSQHFYRSLKRPMPYGKIEGIDNIDKVVNVDQSPIGRTPRSNPATYTGVFSDIRQLFVNLPEAKIRGYKPGRFSFNVKGGRCETCGGNGYKTIEMNFLPDVMVPCEVCHGKRYNRETLEVRFKGKSIADVLDMTVNMAVEFFENVPQILPKIKALQDVGLGYIKLGQSSTTLSGGESQRVKLATELAKRDTGKTLYILDEPTTGLHFEDIRILMDVLQKLVDRGNTVIIIEHNLDVIKLADYIIDMGPEGGRGGGRMLSCGTPEVVVKNKESYTSRFLAKVLK from the coding sequence ATGAACGAAAAAATAGAAGTCTTCGGAGCCAGAGTACATAATCTGAAGAATGTAGACATAACTATCCCACGCAACTCACTTACTGTCTTCACTGGACTATCTGGTTCAGGCAAAAGTTCGCTTGCATTCGACACAATCTTCGCCGAAGGTCAGCGTCGATACATTGAGACATTCTCTGCTTACGCACGCAACTTCCTTGGAAACATGGAGCGTCCTGACGTAGATAAGATTACAGGACTATCCCCTGTCATCTCCATTGAACAGAAGACAACCAATAAGAATCCCCGCTCTACCGTTGGTACAACTACAGAGATATATGACTACCTCCGCCTTCTCTTTGCACGTGCAGGTGAGGCTTACTCTTATATGAGCGGTGAAAAGATGGTGAAATACACTGAGGAGAAAGTGGTGGATATGATTATGTCTGATTATCAAGACCGCAAGATATATATTCTCTCACCACTTGTCCGCAACCGTAAAGGACATTATCGTGAACTCTTTGAGCAGATGCGACGCAAGGGTTACTTGTATATCCGTGTCGATGGAGAGGTACAAGAGTTAACACGTGGTATGAAAGTTGACCGTTACAAGAACCATAATATTGAGGTTGTTATCGACAAGATGAAACTCGGTGGTACAGAGAATAACACGCTACGTGAGCGTTTGGCAAAGACCGTTTCAACGGCAATGAAGCAAGGAGAAGGCTTGATTATGATTCTTGATAACGAGCGAGACGAAGCCAAGTACTTCTCTAAACGACTGATGGACCCAGTTACGGGCATTGCTTATAAAGACCCTGCGCCAAACATTTTCTCATTCAACTCACCCGAAGGAGCCTGTCCACAGTGTAAAGGTTTGGGTGTTATTGATGAGATAGACCTAAAGAAAGTAATTCCAGATAACAAACAAGACATCTACAGTGGTGCAATAGTTCCTTTAGGGAAATACAAGAACCAGATGATATTCTGGCAGATAGACGCACTCTTAAAGAAGCATAATTGTTACCTCAAGACCCCTGTCAAGGATATTCCAAAGGAAGCTATGGACGAGGTTTTGTATGGTTCTTTGGAAAAGTTGAAGATAGCCAAGGAGCTTGTCCACACTACCTCCGATTACTTTGTATCCTTTGATGGCATCATTAAGTATCTCCGTACGGTTATGGAGAACGATGATTCCTCAGCTGGTAAGAAGTGGGCAGACCAGTTCATAGCCGAAGCACAATGTCCAGAATGTCATGGTCATCGTTTGAATCGTGAGGCTCTGTCATATAAAATATGGGATAAAAACATTGCTGATCTTGCAGAAATGGATATCAACGAGCTGAAAGACTGGGTTGATCATGTTGAGGAACACATGAGCGAGAAGCAACGTACTATTGCCGTTGAAATCATAAAGGAGATTCGTAAACGTATAAACTTTCTACTCGATGTGGGCCTTGATTACCTTGCATTAAACCGTCAAAGTGCTACGCTATCTGGTGGTGAAAGCCAACGTATTCGCCTTGCTACACAGATTGGTTCACAACTTGTCAACGTACTCTACATCCTCGACGAGCCTTCTATCGGTCTTCATCAACGCGATAACGAGCGTCTTATCAACTCTCTGAAAGAGTTGCGTGACATGGGAAACACGGTTATCGTTGTTGAACACGACGAAGACATGATGCGTGCTGCGGACTGGATTGTAGACATCGGACCAAAAGCTGGACGCAAAGGTGGCGAGGTTGTCTTTCAAGGAAAGCCTGCAGACATGCTCAAGACACACACACTTACAGCACAATATCTAAATGGTGAACGTGCCATTGAGCTTCCTAAAGAGCGCAGAGAAGGAAATGGAAAGACCATACAACTCACAGGTTGTAAGGGTAATAACCTAAAAGACGTGAACGTTACCTTCCCACTTGGCGAACTAATTGTCGTCACTGGTGTGTCTGGTTCAGGAAAGAGTACACTCATCAATGAGACTTTACAGCCTATACTTTCACAACACTTCTACCGCTCACTGAAACGTCCTATGCCTTACGGAAAGATTGAAGGCATTGACAACATTGATAAGGTGGTGAACGTTGACCAAAGTCCTATTGGCCGTACTCCACGCAGTAACCCTGCAACTTATACAGGCGTGTTCTCCGATATCCGCCAACTCTTCGTCAATCTTCCCGAAGCTAAGATTCGTGGTTACAAGCCTGGACGATTCTCTTTCAATGTGAAAGGAGGACGCTGTGAGACCTGTGGAGGTAATGGTTACAAAACCATTGAAATGAACTTCCTACCTGATGTGATGGTACCTTGTGAAGTTTGTCACGGCAAACGCTATAACCGAGAAACATTGGAAGTACGTTTTAAGGGTAAATCTATTGCAGACGTATTGGATATGACAGTCAATATGGCTGTAGAATTCTTTGAGAACGTACCACAGATTCTGCCAAAGATCAAGGCATTACAAGATGTTGGCTTGGGCTATATCAAGCTTGGACAAAGTTCCACCACCCTCTCTGGCGGTGAAAGCCAGCGTGTTAAGTTGGCAACTGAACTTGCAAAGCGTGACACTGGTAAGACACTTTACATCCTTGATGAGCCTACAACTGGTCTTCATTTTGAAGATATTCGTATCTTGATGGACGTATTACAGAAACTTGTTGACCGTGGCAACACCGTTATCATCATCGAACACAACCTCGATGTCATCAAACTTGCAGACTACATCATTGACATGGGACCAGAAGGTGGTCGTGGTGGCGGTCGCATGTTGAGTTGTGGTACACCAGAGGTTGTGGTAAAGAACAAAGAGAGCTACACTTCTCGCTTCCTTGCAAAAGTACTAAAGTAA
- a CDS encoding patatin family protein, producing the protein MKKGFVLEGGAMRGLFSAGVMDVLMENNIWPDGVIGVSAGAAFGCNMKSKQAGRAIRYNKKLANDWRYASLRSLLTTGDYYGGEYAYHYMPRHIDYFDVDTFRENPMEFWAVCTNVGTGKAEYKRLMEVDNNCLEYIRASASMPIAARIVTVEGKKLLDGGIADSIPLRFFQEQGYERNLVVLTQPEGFVKEPNSLMPLMRMWLHRHPRVVKALEQRHIMYNEQLAYVREEEKKPNTLVLRPKAKLTIGHFSHDPAMMQATYDQGREVALEHLNEIKELFGVSEVE; encoded by the coding sequence ATGAAGAAAGGATTTGTATTAGAAGGAGGAGCCATGCGTGGATTGTTTTCTGCTGGTGTAATGGATGTTCTGATGGAAAATAACATATGGCCTGATGGCGTTATTGGCGTTTCTGCGGGTGCGGCTTTTGGTTGTAATATGAAGTCAAAGCAGGCAGGACGGGCGATAAGATACAACAAGAAGTTGGCAAACGACTGGCGTTATGCTTCTTTGCGTTCACTCTTAACAACAGGTGATTACTATGGTGGTGAATACGCTTACCATTATATGCCTCGTCATATTGATTACTTCGATGTTGATACTTTCCGTGAGAATCCAATGGAGTTTTGGGCTGTATGTACAAACGTTGGAACGGGTAAAGCGGAGTATAAGCGACTGATGGAGGTTGATAATAATTGTTTAGAGTATATTCGTGCCTCTGCATCTATGCCTATTGCTGCTCGTATTGTGACGGTAGAAGGCAAGAAACTTCTGGATGGTGGTATTGCTGATTCTATCCCTCTCCGCTTCTTTCAGGAGCAAGGATATGAGCGTAATTTGGTTGTTCTTACTCAACCAGAGGGTTTTGTGAAAGAGCCAAACTCACTGATGCCTCTTATGCGTATGTGGTTGCATCGTCATCCACGTGTCGTAAAAGCTTTGGAGCAACGCCATATCATGTATAATGAACAGTTAGCATACGTTCGTGAAGAAGAAAAGAAGCCTAACACCTTAGTGCTTCGTCCTAAAGCAAAACTAACAATAGGGCATTTCTCACACGACCCAGCAATGATGCAAGCAACCTATGATCAGGGTAGGGAAGTAGCTTTAGAACATCTAAACGAGATAAAGGAATTGTTTGGAGTAAGTGAGGTAGAATAA